Proteins encoded within one genomic window of Bradyrhizobium sp. 186:
- a CDS encoding cystathionine gamma-synthase family protein: MAKPFPSKTHIGNHMLHPETLMLTYGYDPQLSEGAIKPPVFLTSTFVFKTAEDGQDFFDFVSGRREPPEGMGAGLVYSRFNHPNSEIVEDRLSIYERTESCALFSSGMAAIATTILAFVRPGDVILHSQPLYGGTETLLTNTLARLSIGAVGFADGVDEAVVRQASEEAVRKGRVAMILIETPANPTNGLVDIAMIRRVAEDIGKTQGHIPIIACDNTLLGPVFQRPIEHGADLSLYSLTKYVGGHSDLIAGAALGSKAMMKGIKALRGAIGTQLDPHSCWMINRSLETLSLRMEKADVNARLVADYLRDHPKVAKVHYLGHHEEASPAGRVFARQCLGAGSTFSFDIVGGKEAAFKFLNALQILKLAVSLGGTESLASLPATMTHSGVPADIRQKIGVLDSTIRLSIGIEHPSDLIADLAQALNAA; this comes from the coding sequence ATGGCAAAACCGTTTCCGTCGAAGACCCACATCGGCAACCATATGCTGCATCCCGAAACGCTGATGCTGACCTATGGCTATGATCCGCAACTGTCGGAAGGCGCCATCAAGCCGCCGGTCTTCCTGACTTCGACCTTTGTGTTTAAAACGGCGGAAGACGGACAGGACTTCTTCGATTTCGTCTCCGGCCGTCGCGAGCCGCCGGAAGGGATGGGCGCCGGCCTCGTCTATTCGCGCTTCAATCACCCCAACAGCGAAATTGTCGAGGACAGGCTCTCGATCTACGAACGCACCGAGAGCTGTGCGTTGTTCTCATCCGGCATGGCGGCCATCGCGACCACGATCCTGGCTTTCGTCCGCCCTGGCGATGTCATTCTGCACTCCCAGCCGCTCTATGGCGGGACGGAAACTTTGCTGACGAACACGCTTGCACGTCTCTCGATCGGCGCCGTCGGCTTCGCCGATGGTGTCGACGAGGCCGTGGTCAGGCAGGCCTCGGAGGAGGCCGTGCGGAAGGGCCGGGTCGCGATGATTCTGATCGAAACCCCCGCCAATCCGACCAACGGCCTGGTCGACATCGCGATGATCCGCCGTGTTGCCGAGGACATCGGAAAGACCCAGGGACACATTCCGATCATCGCCTGCGACAATACGCTGCTCGGACCGGTGTTTCAGCGGCCGATCGAGCACGGCGCGGACCTTTCGCTGTATTCGCTGACCAAATATGTGGGCGGTCATTCCGACCTGATCGCGGGCGCCGCGCTCGGTTCGAAGGCGATGATGAAAGGCATCAAGGCGCTCCGGGGCGCCATCGGCACCCAGCTCGATCCGCACTCCTGCTGGATGATCAACCGGTCGCTCGAGACGCTGAGCCTTCGTATGGAAAAAGCCGATGTGAACGCGCGCCTCGTGGCGGACTATTTGCGCGATCACCCCAAGGTAGCCAAGGTTCATTACCTTGGTCATCACGAGGAGGCTTCGCCGGCCGGACGTGTGTTCGCGAGGCAATGCCTCGGCGCGGGATCGACGTTCTCGTTTGACATCGTCGGCGGCAAGGAGGCGGCGTTCAAATTCCTCAACGCGCTGCAGATCCTCAAGCTGGCGGTGAGCCTTGGCGGCACGGAATCGCTTGCGAGCCTGCCCGCAACCATGACCCATTCCGGTGTTCCCGCCGACATCAGACAGAAAATCGGCGTCCTCGATTCCACGATCCGGCTGTCGATCGGCATCGAGCACCCGTCGGATCTGATCGCGGACCTCGCGCAGGCGTTGAACGCGGCTTAA